A single Pirellulaceae bacterium DNA region contains:
- a CDS encoding DUF433 domain-containing protein: MVRFNRITIDPAVMNGQPCIRGLRLTVRRVLEVVAVYPDRQELAKEFPEQECDDIRQALAYAAASLNDKILELHRV; encoded by the coding sequence GTGGTTAGATTCAATCGAATTACCATCGATCCGGCGGTTATGAATGGTCAACCTTGTATCCGAGGGCTTCGCCTGACAGTTCGTCGCGTTCTCGAAGTGGTAGCTGTGTATCCTGATCGTCAAGAATTGGCCAAGGAGTTCCCAGAACAGGAGTGTGACGATATTAGGCAAGCTCTAGCATACGCAGCGGCCAGTTTGAACGACAAGATTCTCGAACTTCACCGCGTCTAA